Proteins co-encoded in one Gouania willdenowi chromosome 1, fGouWil2.1, whole genome shotgun sequence genomic window:
- the LOC114464677 gene encoding kelch-like protein 10 has protein sequence MANVKRVNFMMSGSTPNELRLKGRLCDAVIIVGDVQFLVHKLILCSCSIYFSNLFLDGSNKERRVFVIDDVSPEIMEQIIDFAYTSSFTLNNDNVFDLIIAANHYSITSLADICSQYLEDRLCPENCVRVWQVTNTIDSPVLQKRVFGFICDHFEEVMELEEFLQLEVDDLADILGCDGLNIQQESTAFESILKWIAHKPDERQDKITTLLSKVRLGLLSLTFLQLTVLTNDVVTTNADSNLMVHNAIKDMSELEEDAPPGSYLEIALPRLPNVILLATGGWTGNTPANTIESYDFSTNCWFRGPLCTLKHSVAQHGTAFLNGDLYIVGGENSTHYLSSVYKFPYLTNTWEEVAPMHQQRCYVSVAVLNERIYAMGGYDGIDQLSTAEVYQPETNQWTFIAPMNNSRSKSSCTTLRNKIYICGGFTDGHSQVTAERYDPSTNQWTLIASMSTGRCRLSVVAYMEHIFAVGGFNGNRFLSSAEAYNPVTNTWWDVCKMLTPRSNFGIAVINKRLFVVGGRNRTISNRVECYDATTDSWSRVCKLKTPRYGLSCCLLSGLPHMEKYSGPRHILPSHGNEE, from the exons CAACCTTTTCTTGGACGGTTCAAACAAGGAGCGTAGGGTGTTTGTGATTGACGATGTATCTCCTGAAATAATGGAGCAGATCATTGACTTTGCATATACCAGCAGTTTTACTCTGAACAACGACAATGTTTTTGATCTGATAATCGCAGCTAATCACTACAGTATAACGAGCCTTGCTGACATCTGCTCTCAATACCTGGAAGATCGTCTGTGTCCAGAGAACTGTGTCAGGGTGTGGCAGGTGACCAATACCATTGATTCTCCCGTCCTGCAGAAAAGGGTGTTTGGCTTcatttgtgatcattttgaggAGGTGATGGAATTAGAGGAATTTTTGCAGCTTGAAGTGGATGACCTGGCTGACATCCTGGGCTGTGATGGACTCAATATACAGCAGGAGAGCACAGCCTTTGAAAGCATCTTAAAGTGGATTGCCCACAAGCCTGATGAACGACAAGACAAAATCACTACTCTCTTATCAAAg GTGCGACTGGGGCTGTTAAGTCTCACTTTCCTCCAGCTCACCGTGTTAACCAACGATGTGGTGACGACAAACGCTGATTCCAACCTAATGGTCCATAATGCCATCAAAGACATGAGTGAACTTGAAGAAGATGCTCCACCGGGAAGCTACCTTGAAATTGCTCTCCCTCGTTTGCCAAACGTCATCCTATTGGCCACTGGAGGATGGACTGGTAACACGCCAGCTAACACCATTGAGTCCTATGACTTTAGCACTAACTGCTGGTTCAGAGGCCCACTGTGCACACTGAAGCATTCCGTAGCTCAACACGGCACCGCCTTCCTCAATGGAGATCTCTACATTGTGGGGGGTGAGAACAGTACACATTACTTGAGCAGTGTGTACAAGTTTCCGTATCTCACAAACACTTGGGAGGAGGTGGCACCAATGCACCAACAACGCTGCTATGTGAGTGTGGCCGTGCTAAATGAGCGCATTTATGCCATGGGAGGCTATGATGGAATAGATCAACTGAGCACGGCTGAGGTCTACCAGCCTGAAActaaccagtggacgttcattgctcCCATGAACAATAGTAGGAGCAAGTCCAGTTGCACCACGCTGAGAAACAAG ATTTACATTTGTGGTGGTTTCACGGATGGACATAGCCAGGTAACTGCTGAGCGTTATGACCCCAGCAcaaaccagtggacactgattgCCTCCATGAGCACGGGTCGTTGTAGACTCAGTGTGGTCGCATATATGGAACACATTTTTGCT GTTGGTGGATTCAACGGAAACCGCTTTCTGTCTTCTGCTGAGGCTTAcaacccagtgaccaacacttGGTGGGATGTCTGCAAAATGTTGACACCCCGCAGCAACTTTGGCATAGCAGTCATCAACAAGCGTCTCTTTGTTGTCGGTGGTAGAAACAGAACCATAAGCAACCGTGTCGAGTGCTACGACGCTACCACAGACTCCTGGTCCCGCGTGTGTAAGCTGAAAACACCCCGCTATGGCCTGAGTTGTTGCTTGCTGTCTGGACTTCCCCACATGGAGAAGTACTCTGGTCCCCGTCACATTCTGCCCAGCCATGGCAACGAAGAGTAG